From Seriola aureovittata isolate HTS-2021-v1 ecotype China chromosome 16, ASM2101889v1, whole genome shotgun sequence, one genomic window encodes:
- the LOC130183773 gene encoding prostate stem cell antigen-like, with protein MPRLQLLVVFLCCLPLAACLHCYTCLFPAISPLDCFKFPQECPAGQRCLSSTATGRRGALQVTMFEKSCAVAAQCGVSGQKYASGLYFNYTNVCCDTDLCNGAVSVAALSWGGVALSLLPALALLLA; from the exons ATGCCTCGTTTACAGCTTCTGGTTGTATTCCTGTGTTGTCTTCCCTTGGCAG CCTGTTTGCACTGTTACACCTGTCTGTTCCCCGCCATCTCTCCTCTGGACTGCTTCAAGTTTCCCCAGGAGTGTCCTGCCGGGCAGCGCTGCCTGTCTAGTACTGCTACAGGAAGGCGGG GCGCTCTACAAGTGACGATGTTCGAGAAGAGCTGCGCCGTGGCCGCGCAGTGCGGGGTGAGCGGACAGAAATACGCCTCAGGCCTCTATTTTAACTACACCAACGTCTGCTGTGATACCGACCTGTGCAACGGGGCTGTGTCTGTTGCTGCCCTCAGCTGGGGAGGAGTAGCTCTGTCC
- the ddah2 gene encoding N(G),N(G)-dimethylarginine dimethylaminohydrolase 2 — MANMCPYGRFTHAVVRGIPETFGKAAGDGRENVETSVDLAKAQRQFGCLTGALRQKVGLQLIEIPPDPELPESWRIEDVAVIQGDTALITRPFKQQRRSEVEAVRRVMSELNLTVVEMGTEEGDSAGATLEGSDILFTGREFFVGISSHTNRRGAEVLADTFRDFAVSTVPVCGGARLKNICSMGGPDTIIISNSYGAKKTLRMMEQLTDHHYEVLTVPEESAANCIYIKGPSKRDFLLHRPADECPDSVSAFQKLQDYTLLPTACSEASKLGASLSSLCLLINRKHTYF; from the exons atggcGAACATGTGCCCGTATGGTCGCTTCACTCACGCCGTGGTGCGGGGAATCCCAGAGACCTTTGGGAAGGCTGCGGGAGACGGTCGTGAGAACGTGGAGACATCAGTGGATCTGGCCAAAGCTCAGCGTCAGTTCGGTTGCCTGACAGGAGCCCTGAGGCAGAAGGTTGGCCTGCAGTTGATCGAGATCCCCCCTGACCCTGAGCTGCCGGAGAGCTGGAGGATAGAGGATGTGGCAGTCATCCAGGGAGACACGGCGCTCATCACCAGGCCCTTCAAACAGCAGAGGCGCAGTGAG gTGGAGGCAGTGAGGAGGGTGATGTCGGAGCTGAATCTGACGGTGGTGGAGATGGGGACTGAGGAGGGGGACTCTGCAGGAGCCACCCTGGAGGGTAGCGACATCCTTTTCACGGGGAGGGAGTTCTTTGTCGGCATCTCCTCCCACACCAACCGCAGAGGGGCGGAGGTGCTGGCAGACACTTTCAGG GACTTTGCTGTGTCCACTGTCCCCGTCTGCGGTGGAGCCCGACTGAAAAACATCTGCTCCATGGGAGGTCCAGACACAATCATCATAAGCAACAGTTATGGGGCCAAGAAGACACTCCGG ATGATGGAACAGCTGACTGATCACCACTATGAAGTCCTCACTGTCCCTGAGGAATCGGCCGCAAACTGCATCTACATCAAAGGTCCGTCTAAACGGGACTTCCTGCTGCACCGGCCTGCAGACGAGTGTCCTGACAGTGTCTCT GCCTTCCAGAAGCTGCAGGACTACACCCTCCTGCCTACAGCCTGCAGCGAGGCCTCCAAACTGGGAGCGTCCCTGTCCTCACTCTGCCTCCTCATCAACAGAAAGCACACGTATTTCTGA
- the rps5 gene encoding 40S ribosomal protein S5 gives MTEWETAPAVAETPEIKLFGKWSTDDVQINDISLQDYIAVKEKYAKYLPHSGGRYAAKRFRKAQCPIVERLTNSMMMHGRNNGKKLMTVRIVKHAFEIIHLLTGENPLQVLVNAIINSGPREDSTRIGRAGTVRRQAVDVSPLRRVNQAIWLLCTGAREAAFRNIKTIAECLADELINAAKGSSNSYAIKKKDELERVAKSNR, from the exons A TGACTGAGTGGGAGACTGCCCCAGCCGTGGCTGAGACCCCAGAGATCAAGCTCTTTGGCAAGTGGAGCACTGACGATGTCCAGATCAATGACATCTCCCTGCAG GATTACATTGCCGTGAAGGAGAAGTACGCAAAGTACCTGCCGCACTCTGGTGGACGTTATGCCGCCAAGCGTTTCCGCAAGGCCCAGTGCCCCATCGTGGAGCGTCTGACCAACTCCATGATGATGCACGGCCGCAACAACGGCAAGAAGCTGATGACCGTGCGCATCGTCAAGCATGCCTTCGAGATCATCCATCTGCTGACAGGAGAG AATCCCCTTCAGGTCTTGGTGAACGCCATCATCAACAGTGGACCCCGTGAGGACTCCACCCGTATCGGCCGTGCCGGTACCGTCAGGAGGCAGGCTGTGGACGTGTCACCCCTCCGCAGAGTCAACCAG GCCATCTGGCTGCTGTGCACAGGAGCAAGAGAAGCTGCTTTCAGGAACATCAAGACCATTGCCGAGTGCCTGGCTGATGAGCTGATCAACGCAGCTAAG GGTTCATCTAACTCCTACGCCATCAAGAAGAAGGACGAGTTGGAGAGAGTTGCCAAGTCCAACCGTTAA